The genomic region TACACTTCATCGGTAGAAACGTGCAGAAACCGATAATGTTCCGGTTGACCTTGGGCTAACCAATATTGACGAAAGGCTTCTAAGAGGGTAAAAGTCCCAACGACATTGGTTTGAACAAACGCATCAGGGCCAATAATTGAACGATCAACATGGGATTCTGCGGCAAAATGGGCAATAGTATTGATCTGTTCCTCTTGTAAAAGTCGATCAATTAAAGGGCGATCGCAAATATTCCCTTGAACAAACCGGAAATTCGGGTTATGTTCTAAACTGGCTAAATTTTTGCGATTTCCCGCATAGGTCAAGGCATCTAAAACCACAACCCGATCATCGGGATAAGCACTAAACCAATGATGGACAAAATTTGATCCAATAAACCCCGCCCCTCCTGTAATCAGAATGCAATGGGGTGAACGATTGCCCGTGTTATCGTAGCTATACTGAACAGCCAATGTGATATCCTCCCTAGATCTGCTGGATAAAAATAGTGCTGAAGATTCCGTTTGAAGCCCTGATCCGACAAACTGTTAATAATTGTACTCGTTGCCAGGATCAGAAAGGGAAATTCTGCCAGAAAATTGAAAGCGGTATTCATCCCAAAAAATGCCAGTCAATTCTATGATTTTAAAGTGGCTGTGAGGAGATCAGAGTGAGTGACTACAATACTATCGCCTTGGCTAAAGCAGGTGATGCCAAAGCGATCGCAATTTTAATCAACCAGGCGTTACAATCCAAAGGGGTAACGGCAAAAGTGACTCGTCAAAATTACCATCTGAAGGTGGTTTTGGAGTCCCAGCAAGTTCCCGATGCTCAAGCCTGTATTCGCGTGGTTCATAATGGTTTGATGCGGTTACAAGCCCCCTCTATTGGGTCTGTGACGATTTCTGGATCTCGTCGAGGTCAGAAAAAATCAGGTTGGACACAGACCTTGGTGTTTCAGCAGTTTGTATCTCCTCCTCAACCTGTGGAGGTCAAACCTGCAAAACCCCCCAAACCTCGCCCCAAGGCTAAAAAAAATCCAGTTTCTGTAAGGGTATCCCTTCCTAAACTTTCAATTCCCAAGCTTGAATTTTCCCTTCCTAAAGTTGTTTTCCCGAAACCTCAAGTTTCTGTTTCTAAACCTTGGTTAATTGCAGGTTCTGTTAGTTTAATGGTTTTGCCAATATCAGGATTTTTAGTTAACCAAAATCAACAACAAATTGCTAATATTTTAACAGAAATTCCTCAAAATATTGCTTTAAGTTTACCCGAAATTCCCGCTTTATCCTTAGCAGTGGAACCCGTTGCTACACCAACGCCAGTTCCCACAGCAGCAACGATAAACAATCTGAATAAAGTTTCTCAGTTAGCTCTAAAAACGCTGCAAAACCCGATTAATCCTGATTTACAAATTACAATTCGGGCGGTGGGTGATATTATCCCCGGAACGAATTATCCTTATAATAAATTATCCGCGAATAAACAAGCTTTATTTGCCAAGGTAAAACCAGAATTAAAAGCAGATATTGTCTTTGGTAATTTTGAAAGTACCTTAACAAAATATCCTTCTAGTGCGAAAGCCATCGGTCGAGGATTAGTTTTTGCTTTTCGCACTCCTCCTGAATATACAGCTTTATTAAAAGATGCAGGATTTGATATTTTAAATGTTGCTAATAATCATTCTTTTGATTTTTTTGAAGCGGGTTTTAAAGATACAATTCAGAATATTAATAAGCTAGGCATGAAGGCGGTAGGAGAAAAGGGAAAAATTGTTTATGATGAAGTTAAAGGGGTAAAAATAGCGTTTATTGGGTTTAGTAATTATGAAGCTCATAACAATTTAAGTAATATTGAAGCGGGTAAAAAGTTAGTTCAA from Planktothrix serta PCC 8927 harbors:
- a CDS encoding CapA family protein, producing MSDYNTIALAKAGDAKAIAILINQALQSKGVTAKVTRQNYHLKVVLESQQVPDAQACIRVVHNGLMRLQAPSIGSVTISGSRRGQKKSGWTQTLVFQQFVSPPQPVEVKPAKPPKPRPKAKKNPVSVRVSLPKLSIPKLEFSLPKVVFPKPQVSVSKPWLIAGSVSLMVLPISGFLVNQNQQQIANILTEIPQNIALSLPEIPALSLAVEPVATPTPVPTAATINNLNKVSQLALKTLQNPINPDLQITIRAVGDIIPGTNYPYNKLSANKQALFAKVKPELKADIVFGNFESTLTKYPSSAKAIGRGLVFAFRTPPEYTALLKDAGFDILNVANNHSFDFFEAGFKDTIQNINKLGMKAVGEKGKIVYDEVKGVKIAFIGFSNYEAHNNLSNIEAGKKLVQQAQKNADFVVISFHGGAEGTGALNVRNKTEYFYGENRGNLVLFTHSMIDAGADLVLGHGPHVTRALELYKGKLIAYSLGNFMGYRTLSTAGELGYSLILEAKVNPKGDFMGGKIIPVQLDSQGVPNLDNHSKSIKLIRNLIQQDFPKTPLKIDNQGKILIKKP